DNA sequence from the bacterium genome:
ACAGGAAAATTAGAAAAACAATAGGCGAAGCGATACTCTTAACTCGTAAAAGTTATTCAATACTTGGCGTTGAAACTATGGAAAAATTACACATTATACCAGATGTGGAGACAGGAAGGGTAATTTTAAAAAATAATCGGTAGGAATGGGTAAAGTATCTATATTTATAATGGGCAAGCGCTATAATGTGCCAGAGGGCTCAACAATAATAACAGCACTTGAGTATGCAGGCTTTCAGCTCAAGCGAGGCTGTGGCTGTAGGGAAGGTTTTTGTGGTGCCTGTTCTACTGTATACAGGCTACCTGGCGATTATAAACTAAGGACTGGTCTAGCTTGTGGCACAGTAGTAGAGAAGGATATGCAACTTGTCCAAATTCCATTTGTACCGGCAGAGAAGGTAATTTATGATATATCCAAACTTACGCCGAGTGTAGATGTATTTCAAAAATTATATCCAGAGGTGTTCAGGTGCTTATCCTGTAATACTTGCACAAAGGCTTGTCCACAAAATATTGAAGTTATGGACTATATTCAGGCTATTATAAAGGGTGATATTGAGAAGGCGGCTGATATATCATTTGATTGTATTATGTGTGGTCTATGTGCAATGCGTTGCCCGGCTGAGATAGTTCAATACCAAGTTGGCTTACTTGCACGCCGTCTATACGGTAAGTATTTATCACCAAAAGGTGAATTCATAAAGACACGAGTTAAAGAAATTGAAGACCATAAGTATGACAAAGAACTTAGTGAGCTATCATCTATGAGTAAAGATGAAGTTAGCAAACGGTATTATGCGCGGGATTTAGATTTTAAAATCACTTAGAACTATGTATCCAGATTATATGCAGGAGTCGTTGAAGTTAGTTGAGCGCACACGTGCTGATAGGCTTAAGATTGCAAAGTCGGGTGAGAAAGTATTTAAGCCTATGACAGAGAAGGAGCGTGGTGAAGTTTTATCAAAATTTCATCCAGATTATAAAGAAGATGCAAGAAGAGAAGTAAGAGTAGGTCCAAATAAAGGTGATAAAATAACAACTGAGGTAGCTGATTTACTTGAGTCGCATTCAAGGATAGACTCATCATTATTTGACTTAGCAAACCCAGCCTATGAGACAGATGTCTTAATAATAGGTGGTGGTGGTGCCGGCTGTGAGGCAGCATTGTTTGCAAGAAATGAGGGTGCAAATGTTATAATTTCAACCAAACTCAGGCTTGGTGATTCTAACTCAATGATGTCACAGGGTGGTATGCAGGCATCAGTAAATCCACATGATTCACCAATTATCCATTACTTAGATGCTATGGGTGGCGGTCATTTTGATAATAAGCCAGATCTTGTAAGAGCACTTGTAACCGATGCTCCAATGATAGTAACCTGGCTTGAGGAGCTCGGTGTTATGTGGGATAAAGGTGCAGATGGCCACTATGTAACTAAAGCAGGTGGTGGCACCTCCAGGCGTAGGATGCTATCTGCAAGAGATTATACCGGAGCTACTATTATGCGAGTTCTTATGGATGAGGTAAAGAGCTACCCTGATGATATTAAGGTTATGGAATTTGCGCCCTGTGTAGAACTAATTATGGATGATAAGGGACAGGTAGCAGGTGGTGTCCTATACGACCTTGACACAGAAGAATATTCCTTAGTAAAGTCAAAAACAACAATCATAACAACAGGTGGATTTGGCAGATTACACATAAAAGGCTTCCCGACAACCAACCATTATGGGGCGACAGCAGATGGCATTGTCATTGCGTATAGGGCGGGTGCAAAATTACTTTATATGGACTCAGTCCAGTACCATCCGACAGGTGCTGTGTATCCGGAGCAAATTCTTGGTTTCCTAGTAACTGAGGAAGTCCGTGGTCTTGGTGCTCAGCCCGTAAATAAGGTTGGCGAATTGTTTGTATTCCCACTTGAGCCAAGAGATATAGAGGCAGCTGCATTTATAAGGGAATGTCTTGAAAGAGATAAAGGAATTAAGACTCATACTGGTAGAGTAGGAGTGTGGTTAGATTCGCCAATAATTGACATGTTGCATGGTGATGGCACAATCAAGCGCAACTTACCGGCTATGGTGCGTCAATTTAGCAGATTTGGTATTGATATAACCTGTGAGCCAATGCTTATATATCCGACTCTACATTACCAGAATGGTGGCATCGAGATAAACGAGCGCTGTGAAACTAATCTATCTAACCTTTATGTAGCAGGCGAGGCATCTGGTGGGGTTCATGGCAGGAATAGGCTAATGGGTAACTCTGTCCTTGACTACAATGTATTTGGTCGTAGGGCAGGAATAAATGCGGGTCAGCGTTCAAAGCAAGTTAAACTTGGTAAACTAACTCTAAATCATATTAACCGGTATGAGGCTGAGCTAAAAAATGCAGGTATAAAGACCGATAGAATATCCCCAATATTATTACCAGACTATACCCCTAAAGAAGTCAAGGATCGTCAGCTGACAGCCCACTACGAAGGCACACTAAGATAAAAAATAAAAATCCCTATTAGTGTAGAGATATGACAGGTAAATTGTTTATGAATAAAGTTACTAATAGTGAGTATGACCTATTACAGGAGTTCCTTGATATCCTTAATGCCCAAAATGTAAAATTCTGCATAATAGGTGGCTTAGCTGTCAATGCTTATGCTGAGCCTGTTGTTAGTCTAGACCTTGATGTAGTCATTTCTGCTAATCAGCTAGACGTTCTATTAAAGATACTTGGCAAGCGTTTTTCCATTACCAAAAAATCTCATAGTATAAATCTACGCACTAATAAGTCTGACCTCCGCATTCAACTTAAAACTGACCCAAGGTATCAGAAATTTCTCACTCATTCAAAAATTAAAACTGTTCTAGGTTATAAATTACCTGTAGCCTGCATTGAAGATGTTTTACACAGCAAAATATGGGCATACAAGGATATAACTCGAAGGCCAAGTAAGCGCCAAAAAGACTTAGCAGATATTATGCGACTAATCGAAGTAAACCCAAAATTGTTAAAGTTATTACCAAATTCATTAAGAAAACAAGTAAAATAGTTGCTCTTGCCAAAGTTCTATTAAGTATTGTGTCCCTATAGCTCTTACCCAGAGCTTTATCTACTTCTAACTAATTATGAAAAATAGTATAAAAAAACACCGAGAGAGAATTCTTTGGGTAATATTTATTTTTACAGTCGTTGTAGGAGTGGCTCATATAATTGGCAGTTCGAGTGGGATGAGTTTGGCCCCAGGTCTTTCATTAATTGATTTTTTCAAGCTTTTTTTACCAGTAGTATTGTTAATACTCCATGCTGTATGGACACTAACTTATTTTCGTGGTCTTGTTTTTATCTGCCTTGCTTTATTAACAGCGTTGATATTTGAAATGTTTGGTCTAAAATATGGCACTTTATTTGGTGGTCATTTTGTTTATCAGCTTAATAATAAATTAATATTTTTTAATATCCCTCTCTTAGTTCTATTATATTGGGCAGTCTTTATTTACATAAGTTATAATATTGTTTCCTCTTTTCTCTTTTGGGTAGGTAAGTCTAAGCCCAATAAACATATAGGTGGTGCTATCTTGTTACCTTTGTTGATATTCCTTGATGGGTTAGTTGTTGTATCTATTGACTTTTTCATGGAGCCACTACAAGTGAAAACTAGGAACTGGATTTGGTTAGCTGGCGGTCCTTACTATAATATACCACTTGGCAATTTTATTGGTTGGTTTATTGTAGCAACTATATCAACAGGTATATTTAGAGTATTTGAATATTTCTCTCCTCAAGAGCCTACTAAAATTGATAAGTCCATTTTTTTGATCCCAGTAGTTGGCTACGGGATGCTCTGTCTATCACTCCTTTATTTTGCCTTAAAAATTCAATTACATGGTTTAGCGTTAATAGGCTTTTTTACTATGTTTCCAATAACAGTTGTTAACCTGATATTTTTTATAAAAGGAAGTATTGGTGTAAGATTATGAAATATAAGAATTTATAGAGAACTGAGACCATCTTCCCCTACATTTCTGATCTTGCAATTTTTTCAAGGGAATAAAAGATTGTCCTTGCTCTAAAGCAGATATTCTAAGAAATATATTTTCAATTTTAAATTTTACTGTATCAACAACGCTGTGGTCTTGACTTGTAATCCGGAAACCATTACACATACTAAAATGTTTGTTAATATATCTCTCATTTTAACCTCTTACATATTTAAAGCATCGTCTTCTTTCCAATAATTCTACACATAAAGACTATCCCATAATTTTACTACACCTACCTCAATTTACCAGGTAAAATGTTAGTTTGCTCTACTGATAAAAATTGAATCTTGGGAATACCCTTTTTACCGGGATGAAAGTATTCACCCGATGCTTCTTCAATCATTCCTTGTGTCGGTTTTTCTCTAAAAGTTATTAAAATGCCAAAAATCAGCACCTTGACAAAGCTTCTTTGCTGAATAAACATCTTTTGGCTCACCATCTATTTCAAAATTAAATTTTATACCTTCTTTCTTTTCAATTTTCTTAAACCTTTTAAAAATTACATCAATAGCAAGATAAGTTATATCTATCCCTATCCATCTCCTATTTAATCTTTCTGCGACTACAACTGCAGTGCCACAACCACAAAAGGGGTCTAAAACTAAACCTCCCTCATCACTACTCGCTTTTATTATCCTTTCCAAAAGCTTCTCAGGCTTCTGAGTTGGATAGCCCATATATTCTTCCGAATTGCCCTTTTAGAGGAGGAATATATATCCAATCTTCAGGAAATTTTCCACCTTCTTTAAGTTTTACCGGTTCCCCTTAGGGTTGTTTTATTCTATCTGGATAAAATTGCCAAATCTTACTTTTACTATACTACAAGATAACTTCGTGAACCCTGTAAAGTTGTCTTTGTTTTGGAGCACTCGGTCTCGAATAACACCAAATTATTTCATTAAAATGTCTAAGTTGTCACCAAAATATAATTTATTCTTCCAGTTCATATCAAGATTCTCTAATTTCCAGCATTTTATTTATTCTTTCTTCACATTCAGAGTAGATAAAGTCACCTTCAGGAAAAGGTTTATTCATTTCTTTTCTATCTTTAAACTCGTCTAAATCAAGCACTCTGTTAATGAACAAACTAATTCTAGCAGGATAGGAAAAGACAGATCTATTTTTTAGAACTTGTGGAGTTCCTTGATAAACACCAAATAGTTTCCTGCCCTTAAATTTATGTAATAAATCTGAACTCGGCCTATTTTCAACACAGATTTCAATATTGTCCAATTTACTCAAAAATTCTTCTGGAATTGTCTTTAATGATGCTTTTACAAGTTCTTCAAATTTTTCTACTGTGAAGAAAATAGGTGACGGACTACCATTTTTATCACTTATTTCTTGAATCTTCCTTACTTTTTTACCCCAGTACCTCATATCTTCTTTTCCATTTTTCTTCTACTATATTCTAAATTTCTGCGAAATCAACTACTTTCTTGACAGCAAATTTAACGAATAATAAATTAGATTCTTTGCTTTACTCAGAATGACAGGGATGGGTAGTATATACAGATTACAAATTACAGATTACAATAAGCCTTTTAGTCTTGATATCAGTGTCTCAATTCCGTCTCCTTTTAATGCAGAGATGTAGATTGCATCTTTTATTGCTATTTTTGTTTTCATAAGGTCTATTTTATTCACTCCCACAATATAGGGCTTCTTTAGTATAATTGGATTGTATTCCCTAATTTCGTCTTTTAAACTCTTATACTGAGCTACTGGGTTTTGTGTTATATCAAGTATGTAAATTATGACTCTTGTTCGTTCTATATGGCGCAAGAAATCGAGTCCCAGTCCTTTTCCTTTGTGTGCGTCTTCTATTATACCTGGAATATCAGCGAATGTAATTTTTTTGTCATCTATGTAAGTAACACCTAAGTTAGGTTTCAGTGTAGTAAATGGGTATTCAGCAATCTTCGGCTTAGCATTTGAGACTTTAGATAGCAGTGTAGATTTACCCGCATTTGGGTAGCCAACGAGACCGACATCTGCAATTAGCTTGAGTTCAAGTAATAATGTCTTGGCTTCACCTTGTTCACCGAGCTCCCTTTCACGTGGTGCTTGGTTAGTTGCTGTTTTAAATCTTGTGTTTCCTCTACCACCTTTACCCCCTTTAGCAGCTATGAATCGTTCACCTGTATAAGTTAAGTCTGCAAGTAGGGACGGGGTAACCCCACCCCTACAATTGTATACAACTGTTCCTGGTGGCACTCTAATTACTTTATCTATCCCATTTTTGCCGTGCATATTTTTACCTTTACCCTGCTGTCCATTTTCTGCTTTGATATGAGGTGTAAAATAGAGGTGGTATAAGGTGTTAAGATTACGGTCTACTTCCAATACTACATTACCTCCGTCACCTCCGTCACCTCCATCTGGGCCACCTTTTGGGATGTATTTTTCGCGTCTAAAACTTATACAGCCGTCGCCTCCCTTACCGGCTTTAACTATTACTTTGACGCGGTCAAGAAACATTTCATTGAGTTAGACTGTGCTCATATATCCACTTACTAATTCTCCGTATGTTTTGGGGCCGACAATTTTTTTAATCCTTAAATTAACAAATCTTTTGGTAAGATTTAAATTAGATTTAAATAGGACTTTTATGTAATTCTGTGTCACTCCAAGTAAATACTGAGATTCTTCCCCTTCGCTGAATTTATGAGATTGCTTCGCTGGCGCTCGCAATGACAGAGGAATGTGGTCAGAATGAAAAGAAGAAGTCATAGTGGTATTTGGGTCAGAAGACCCAAACCTACCCTCAGTATGCCTGTAAGCAAATGGATGAGATGTGGGTTTAGAATACCATGCTTCAATTGTCTTTGATTCAATATGTGCTTCAAGAGTCTTACCTATGAACTGTTCTCTGAATGCTTCCCACTTCTTGTCACCGAGTTCTCTAATAATTCTACTTCTCTCTTTTTTTGTCTTTTCAGGCACTTCATTCTTAAAGTTTGCTGCTTTAGTGCCCGGTCTTTTTGAATATCTAAATACATGAAGCCTTGAAATAGGTGACCGCTGAATTAAATCGTAAGTGTTTGCAAATTCAGTCTCTCCTTCACCTGGGAAGCCGACAATGACATCTGCACCTATAGCAACTGATGGTATCTTTTCTTTAATTTTGTAAATTAGGTCCTCATATTCTTCAGCAGTATACCAGCGGTTCATTAATTTAAGAATTGAGTTATCACCACTTTGTAGTGGTAAATGGATGTATTTATAAAATTTGGAAGTAGGGGTTTGATTAATCAAACCCCCACTTCCAATGTAGTCTAAAAACTCGTCTGAAATCCCAAGTGGCTCAATTGAGCCAATCCCAAGCCAATGGACACCATGGATTTGGCTGATTGATTTAATTATACCCAGAAGGTTATCACATTTACTAAGGTTTGTGCCTGTGAGTACAAATTCTTCGTATCCGTTAGCAATAAGAGCGTTGACTTCAGCGATTATCTCTTCAATAGGTCTTGACTTAGGTGCTCCTCTTGCGTAAGGAACTATGCAATAACTGCAAAACTGGTCACATCCTTCCTGCACTTTCACGAATGCTTTGGTGTGGTCTGCAAATTTCTTAATTGATTGTAGTATAGGGACTTTGAGAAAATCAGTAACTATTTTTTTGTAATCTGGTTCTATAAGATTAACTCCTTTTATTGATTTTATTTCATCCTGATACACCTTTGCATAACAGCCAGTAACAATAATAAAAGGTTTATTTGAGTTCATAGAGTTCATTGAGTTATTGGGTGGCTTTGAGTTTTTGCCTCGTTGACTGTATGTTCTTATGATATTTCTAGCTTCCCTTGCTGCGTGAGCTGTGACAGCACAAGTGTTAATTACGCAGACGTCAACATCCTCTGCCTGACGAGTGTGATGAGATTCTTCCCCTTCGCGGAGTCTGTCCTGAACTGCATATTGAGATTCTTCACTTTGTTCAGAATGACAAGGATGTGGTATTACTTTAAAGCCTGCTATTTCAAATTCTTCACGTAGCCACTCAGTCTTATATTGGTTTAGCCTGCAGCCAAAAGTTATAAAACTGACTTTCATAGAAAAATGTAAACGAATTACACGAATGATAGCGAATTATTCGAATTATTCGTTGCCATTCGGCTTGTCCACTTTTACCTGTCATTTATTACATTCGTTTTAGGATAACTTAAGTAATTGCGTTAAATAGATATTGGTATTCCTGTAAGGAGGTGGAAGAAGAATTTCATAATAGGTATAAGAATATAGTCAAAAAGTCCCATCCATAGCAGTAAGAATATAATAAAGAAGCCAAATCTTTCTAATCTTAAATATTTTTCCTGTGCCTCGTATGATAGGAAGCCCTGTAAAATACGTGACCCATCCAGTGGTGGTACAGGGACAAGGTTAAAGAAAGCGAGCAATAAATTTATAGCTATTCCATAGGTAACAAATTCTGCAGTAACGCTATAACCCTTCAATATTCCAATTCTAAATATAAGAGCAAGTATAATTGCAATCCCTATATTACTCATTGGACCGGCAGCTCCAACCCACATCAAGTCGCGTTTTGGATTCCTAAAGTAGTAAGGATTAATTGGGACCGGCTTTGCCCATCCAATAATTATACCTGTTCTCATAAGGATTAAAATGATTGGCAGTATTATTGTACCAAATAGGTCTATATGTGAGATAGGGTTAAGTGTAAGTCTACCATAATCTCTTGCAGTCGTATCACCTTTTTTGAGTGCTGTATATCCGTGTGCTATTTCGTGTATAATGATAGAAAACAATAGGATTAAGAGTTGAACTATAATTATCAAAGCCTTCATTAAAAGAACTCGCGTCTAAAATTAAATTTTAAAAATGGTCCCCATAGTTTGATAGTCATAATGCTATAGTCTGTATCTGTAAGAAAGCCATCTTTAGTCTTAAGTTTACTAACATTAGCAAACTTGTATCCTAATAGTAAGTCTAATGATACATCACGTACTACAATGAAATTAAGTCCAATTTTAACTGGCATCCCATTTCCCCACCCACTTGCCCTAAAGCCATTATTTTCACTATATTGAGTAAAATAGCGCTCATAGCCGGCTCCTGAGTTGAAAGATAGAAGTGCCGGCAATATCCATAACTTATAACTTAAACTTACCCCAATAGGGATAACCGTAAGGCTACGTGAGCCATCTGCTGTCTTTGCTTTAAAGTAATCAATTCCAGCATCCATATAAAATGGGTTCATAGTAATTCTGGCATCTGTTCCAATAATAACACTTGGACTTATTGCACTAACTCTATTTCGTACTAACCATAAGTTAAGTTGTTCAATGCTTGGTGCGTAGTATCCGTATCCAAATCCAATTGAGTAATTAAAATTTATAAGAAAAATAATAATATTCATTTATACCACCTCAGCGTATCCGAGTGAGAATGCCATTGTAATAGCCTTAGGCTTGCATACTTTATAGCAAAGGCTGCATCCTATACACTTATCTAATGTAACCCGATATTGTTCACCAGGTTTTCCACTAATTGCTTTTGTAGGGCATACCGGCTCACATTCAGCGCACCCCGTGCACTTAGTTCCAATTATAGCTTTAGGTCTAGACTTTAGTTTATCTAAAATTGTGTTTGTAGGGCATTTGTAAACACATATACCACAGTTTTGACACATCTCAAAGTTTATCTTAGCACATCCATTGTCAACTTTTATTGCGCTATAAGGACAGTAACGCTCACATAATCCGCATCCGATACATCCAGTCTTACATACAGTTTTTGTAGCTTTAGCAGAATCGGGTGAACTACACGCAACATAAATTTTTTGTGCTTTTGGTATAAGTTCTATTATATTTTTAGGGCATACTTTAACACAATTTCCGCATCCAGTGCATTTTTTATCGTCTATCACTGGCAATCCATTTTCGCCCATTTTAATAGCATCAAATGTGCATACTTCAACACAATCTCCAAATCCTAAGCATCCATATCTACAAGACTTAGGTCCCTCAGCTAAAATATTGGCTTGAGTGCATCCTTTAATCCCTATGTAATTAAACCTTTCATAAGTGTTAAGCTTATCACCGCAGCACCTTAAAATTGCTACTTTAGGCTCAGTAATTTTTGCCTCTACTCCCAGTATTTCTGCTAACTTTTCAGCTGTTTCTCTACCACCTACCACACACAATCCAACATCTGTTTCACCTTTTTCTAAAAACTTTGCATACCCTTCGCATCCTCCGGGGAAGCCACAAGCTCCGCAATTAGAGCCCGGTAAAGCTGACAGTAATCGTTTATGGCGTTCAGATACGTGGACGGCAAGTTTACTGTAGGCAATTGCAATAATTGTTGAAAGTACTGCACCTAATCCGCCAAGTGTAATTAATGCCCTCAACATAAATCGTTAATCGTGCATCTATTTAACTAATGCCTATCACTGTTATTTCTCTTTCTCCTCTTCTTCTTTTTCAAAAGCCATTGATACTAATACTCCAAATATACGAGTAAGTCCCATAGCTATAAAGCCGACTCCCGCTCCTATAAAAAGACCGGCATCTGTCCTACCAAAAAGCATACCTATTCCCATACCAAGGAGTAGACACCCTACAAAGATTATTCCCCCATGCTCCTACTCTCTATGTTTACGCTTCATTTTAGCCTCCTAACTTATTTACCCATTTAGTCAATATTTCTTTAAGACCAGGTTTACTAACTTCTTTTAATTCATAAGTAACTCTAATAGTAGGCTTTTTAATAGTTATAATCTTTCGTAAATCAACAGGTGTCGCAATTATAACTATGTCACATAGTGTTCTATTTATTGTATTTTCAAGCTCCCTTATTTGCTCTTTGCTATACCCAATAGCTGGCAGTATTTTGTCTATATTTTGGTATTTCTTATAAGTTTCAGATATAGAGCCGACTGCATAGGGTCTTGGGTCTATTATTTCTTTAGCGCCAAATTTCTTCGCCGCTATAAAGCCAGCTCCATACTGCATCCCTCCATGAGTGAGAGTAGGTCCATCTTCAATTACAAGTGCACTCTTGTTCTTTATAAGAGTAGGCTTATCTGCAAATATAGGTGATTCTGCTTTGACCACAGTAGCCTCTGGATTTACATCCTTCACAGTATTTTCTAATTTCTTCACCTCCAATGGATTTGCAGTATCAACTTTGTTTATCACAACTACTGACGCCATACGTAAGCAGGTCTCACCCGGGTGATAAAGTAGTTCATGTCCTTGCCTTAATGGGTCAACTACCACAATAAATATGTCCGGCTTATAAAATGGGAAGTCATTGTTTCCGCCATCCCATAAAATCACATCAGCTTCTTTTTCGGCGAGTCGTAAAATTTGCTCGTAATCAACACCTGCATAAAGGACTGTTCCTCGTGTAATGTGTGGCTCGTACTCTTCTGCCTCTTCTATAGTACATCCGGCATCTGCAATCTCTTTTACAGTCTCAAATCTCTGTACTATCTGCTGTTCAATATTTCCGTATGGCATTGGATGACGAATGACTACAACTTTTTTACCAATCTCTTTTAAAATCTCAGCCACTCTCCTTGTAGTTTGCGACTTTCCACTTCCTGTGCGCACAGCGCCGATTGCGACAACTGGCTTATTTGAGTTTAGCATCGTAGACTTGGGTCCAAGTAACATATAATCTGCACCACAAGATAGTGCAATTGATGCGCGGTGCATAACATATTCGTGAGAGACGTCAGAATAAGAGAATACAACAATGTCTATTTTGTATTTTTTAATTAGATTTTTAAGCTCAGCTTCTGGATATATTGGTATTCCTTGTGGATATAATTTGCCGGATAGTTTAGCTGGATATTTCCTATTTTCAATATCTGGTATTTGTGTAGCGGTAAAAGCGACTACCTCATAGTTCTGGTTATCTCTGAAGCAGACATTAAAGTTGTGAAAGTCCCTTCCTGCAGCTCCCATAATTACGACTCTTTTCCTCATCTGCTTAAATTCAGTATACCTGATTTTCCATCTGTGTAATCTTGTTTTACAATCTGTGCAATCATTATTTCATCTTTGAGTAAATACTATACTTAATATTTACGAGTTTGTCAAGAAAAGAAAGAACACTGAGTGACACGGATAGGAACACTGATGAACACGGATAGACATAGAGTGTAGATTTCAGAGATGAGGGTTCAACCGAAGGTAAATGAATTACGAACGATGGCGAATTACTCGAAGAGGTACCCACCTCAAGTGAAGTGGGTAAGCGTAGGGTTAAGAAAAATATGGCATCCGTCCCCTTGTCATGAAGCCTGGCGTAACAGTCTATTTTATGCCCAATCAGGACGACCAGATGGTGGTACAAATAAATAAAAACAGTTGACTTCTCTGGAATTTAGAGCTAAAATTAAAATGAAGAAATAAAATATTGTGGTTGATGGAAAAAAGCAAGAGTCAAGGAGAGGCACAGAATCATAAATATGGGCTCTGTCCCCTCTACGTGCCTGTCCCTGACATTATGGGGTGGTTACAACGATACAATGTCAGTTGTGAATGGGTGAGTAAATAATTATAGAGGTGAATGATGGCTTTTTCTATAAGACTAGCAAAAGATGAAGATGTAGCTTCAATCGTTACTCTCTACGCAGAAGCGACAAAACTCATGCACCAAATTAGTCCGGATGGGTTTGGCGATGCACTGGGATATCCAATAAACATAACAAATGAAACGGAATCATTTACGAGAGCGTTAAATAACAAAGAGACAGTTATATTTGTTGCCGAGCAAGGTGGAAAAGTAATAGGTTTTGTCATGGGAGTAATTGAAAATCACCCTGATGATTTATTGAACGCACCATATCTGACAGTCCAGTATATTTGTGTAGATAAAGAGTTTCGTCGTAGTGGTATTGGTAAAACACTGATGCAGGAAATAGAAAACTGGGCAGGTAATAAAGGACTTTCTACTCTTGAGTTGATAGTTTGGACCAATAACGTACCTGCAAAGACTTTATTCCAGGGTTTAGGATATTTACCGTTAGAACTCCGTATGGCAAAGAAACTAACAGATAAAGCAAAATAAGGTACTCCTGATTTTTACTATTCCTAATTTTATGCATTTTGGACTACTAATTTTGTAAATCTATTTGCGTCGTCGTAGGCATAAAAATTGTTAA
Encoded proteins:
- the obgE gene encoding GTPase ObgE, with the protein product MFLDRVKVIVKAGKGGDGCISFRREKYIPKGGPDGGDGGDGGNVVLEVDRNLNTLYHLYFTPHIKAENGQQGKGKNMHGKNGIDKVIRVPPGTVVYNCRGGVTPSLLADLTYTGERFIAAKGGKGGRGNTRFKTATNQAPRERELGEQGEAKTLLLELKLIADVGLVGYPNAGKSTLLSKVSNAKPKIAEYPFTTLKPNLGVTYIDDKKITFADIPGIIEDAHKGKGLGLDFLRHIERTRVIIYILDITQNPVAQYKSLKDEIREYNPIILKKPYIVGVNKIDLMKTKIAIKDAIYISALKGDGIETLISRLKGLL
- a CDS encoding MiaB/RimO family radical SAM methylthiotransferase codes for the protein MKVSFITFGCRLNQYKTEWLREEFEIAGFKVIPHPCHSEQSEESQYAVQDRLREGEESHHTRQAEDVDVCVINTCAVTAHAAREARNIIRTYSQRGKNSKPPNNSMNSMNSNKPFIIVTGCYAKVYQDEIKSIKGVNLIEPDYKKIVTDFLKVPILQSIKKFADHTKAFVKVQEGCDQFCSYCIVPYARGAPKSRPIEEIIAEVNALIANGYEEFVLTGTNLSKCDNLLGIIKSISQIHGVHWLGIGSIEPLGISDEFLDYIGSGGLINQTPTSKFYKYIHLPLQSGDNSILKLMNRWYTAEEYEDLIYKIKEKIPSVAIGADVIVGFPGEGETEFANTYDLIQRSPISRLHVFRYSKRPGTKAANFKNEVPEKTKKERSRIIRELGDKKWEAFREQFIGKTLEAHIESKTIEAWYSKPTSHPFAYRHTEGRFGSSDPNTTMTSSFHSDHIPLSLRAPAKQSHKFSEGEESQYLLGVTQNYIKVLFKSNLNLTKRFVNLRIKKIVGPKTYGELVSGYMSTV
- a CDS encoding FAD-binding protein, producing MYPDYMQESLKLVERTRADRLKIAKSGEKVFKPMTEKERGEVLSKFHPDYKEDARREVRVGPNKGDKITTEVADLLESHSRIDSSLFDLANPAYETDVLIIGGGGAGCEAALFARNEGANVIISTKLRLGDSNSMMSQGGMQASVNPHDSPIIHYLDAMGGGHFDNKPDLVRALVTDAPMIVTWLEELGVMWDKGADGHYVTKAGGGTSRRRMLSARDYTGATIMRVLMDEVKSYPDDIKVMEFAPCVELIMDDKGQVAGGVLYDLDTEEYSLVKSKTTIITTGGFGRLHIKGFPTTNHYGATADGIVIAYRAGAKLLYMDSVQYHPTGAVYPEQILGFLVTEEVRGLGAQPVNKVGELFVFPLEPRDIEAAAFIRECLERDKGIKTHTGRVGVWLDSPIIDMLHGDGTIKRNLPAMVRQFSRFGIDITCEPMLIYPTLHYQNGGIEINERCETNLSNLYVAGEASGGVHGRNRLMGNSVLDYNVFGRRAGINAGQRSKQVKLGKLTLNHINRYEAELKNAGIKTDRISPILLPDYTPKEVKDRQLTAHYEGTLR
- a CDS encoding site-2 protease family protein; this translates as MKALIIIVQLLILLFSIIIHEIAHGYTALKKGDTTARDYGRLTLNPISHIDLFGTIILPIILILMRTGIIIGWAKPVPINPYYFRNPKRDLMWVGAAGPMSNIGIAIILALIFRIGILKGYSVTAEFVTYGIAINLLLAFFNLVPVPPLDGSRILQGFLSYEAQEKYLRLERFGFFIIFLLLWMGLFDYILIPIMKFFFHLLTGIPISI
- a CDS encoding site-specific DNA-methyltransferase; its protein translation is MGYPTQKPEKLLERIIKASSDEGGLVLDPFCGCGTAVVVAERLNRRWIGIDITYLAIDVIFKRFKKIEKKEGIKFNFEIDGEPKDVYSAKKLCQGADFWHFNNF
- a CDS encoding 4Fe-4S binding protein, encoding MLRALITLGGLGAVLSTIIAIAYSKLAVHVSERHKRLLSALPGSNCGACGFPGGCEGYAKFLEKGETDVGLCVVGGRETAEKLAEILGVEAKITEPKVAILRCCGDKLNTYERFNYIGIKGCTQANILAEGPKSCRYGCLGFGDCVEVCTFDAIKMGENGLPVIDDKKCTGCGNCVKVCPKNIIELIPKAQKIYVACSSPDSAKATKTVCKTGCIGCGLCERYCPYSAIKVDNGCAKINFEMCQNCGICVYKCPTNTILDKLKSRPKAIIGTKCTGCAECEPVCPTKAISGKPGEQYRVTLDKCIGCSLCYKVCKPKAITMAFSLGYAEVV
- a CDS encoding 4Fe-4S dicluster domain-containing protein, translating into MGKVSIFIMGKRYNVPEGSTIITALEYAGFQLKRGCGCREGFCGACSTVYRLPGDYKLRTGLACGTVVEKDMQLVQIPFVPAEKVIYDISKLTPSVDVFQKLYPEVFRCLSCNTCTKACPQNIEVMDYIQAIIKGDIEKAADISFDCIMCGLCAMRCPAEIVQYQVGLLARRLYGKYLSPKGEFIKTRVKEIEDHKYDKELSELSSMSKDEVSKRYYARDLDFKIT
- a CDS encoding carotenoid biosynthesis protein — translated: MSLAPGLSLIDFFKLFLPVVLLILHAVWTLTYFRGLVFICLALLTALIFEMFGLKYGTLFGGHFVYQLNNKLIFFNIPLLVLLYWAVFIYISYNIVSSFLFWVGKSKPNKHIGGAILLPLLIFLDGLVVVSIDFFMEPLQVKTRNWIWLAGGPYYNIPLGNFIGWFIVATISTGIFRVFEYFSPQEPTKIDKSIFLIPVVGYGMLCLSLLYFALKIQLHGLALIGFFTMFPITVVNLIFFIKGSIGVRL